The Nitrosomonadales bacterium nucleotide sequence TGCACATTGACCTCCATGCCCATCAGGGTCAATCTGGCCCTCAAGTTCTCGGCTTCATCGGCGCTCGTGAACGAGCCTGCCTGCAGGTAATAGGCCTCCTTCGCAGCTGGTGCCTTAGGCGCGACAGGATTGACGGTCACCACTACATTTGCGTCCGGCTTGTCGGTCAGCACTTTGTAAAACTCGAAGCGCGGCTTGGTATCGGACACTCCGGAAGAAGCTGCCACACCCGACGTGCCGGATGCCGGCGATGTACTTGCATCGGCCGTGGGCGGTGGCGCCACCTGCGCTCTCTGCACGAACGGACTGGGCGATTTCATGATGTACCATGCCACACCGGCCGCCATGCCGGCACCGATCACCATGCCGATCAGGATGCCGGTCAAAAGCGAACTGCCCCCTTTGCGCGGTGCGGTGGATTTGTTGCCTGCGATTCTGCCCATCTTTGTCCGTTTCCTTTCCTTACATCTTCTCTGGTGCGCCCACCCCGAGCAGGGCCAGGCCATTTTTCAGCACTTGCGCCAATGCGAGAATCAACGCCAGGCGCGCCAGCTTGAGCTTCTCGTCCTCGACCAGAAAGCGCGAGGCATTATAGTAGCTGTGAAAATCGGCCGCCAATTCTTTGAGATAGAAGGCGATCAGGTGTGGCGCCAGATCTTCGGCGGCTTGTTCGATCACTTGGGGAAAATCAATCATACGCTGCAACAACGTCTTCTCGTACTCGCTATCCAGTGGCAAGAAATCCGCCCCCAACAGGCTCTGGCGGTCGCCGCCCCACTGTGCCAGTACCGTGCTGATGCGCGCATGCGCATACTGGATGTAATACACCGGGTTGTCGTTGCTCTGCGACTTGGCCAGATCGATGTCGAACACCAGCTGCGAATCAGGCGAGCGCGCCGCAAGGAAATAGCGCGTCGCATCACAACCCACTTCGTCGATCAGGTCGCGCAGGGTGACATAGCTGCCCGCACGCTTGGAGATCTTCACCTCTTCACCGTTCTTCAGCACCGTCACCATCTGGTGCAGCACATAGTCGGGCCATCCCTTGGGGATGCCTTCGTTGAGTGCCTGCAGACCGGCGCGCACGCGTGTGATGGTGGAATGGTGGTCGGATCCCTGCTCGTTGATCACGCGCACAAAGCCGCGTTTCCATTTGTCCAGATGGTAGGCCACATCCGGCACGAAGTAGGTGTAGCCGCCATCGCTCTTGCGCATCACGCGGTCCTTGTCGTCACCGAAATCGGTGGTGCGCAACCACAGCGCATCGTCCTGTTCGTAGGTGTGGCCGCTGGCGATCAGTTTCTGCACCGTGGCCTCCACCTTGCCTTCGGTATACAGCGCGGATTCCAGCGAGAACACATCGAACTCCACCTGGAAGGCACGCAAGTCCAGATCCTGCTCGCGGCGCAGGTAGGCCACCGCAAAGTGGCGGATCGCCTCGGCGTCATCCGCCTCGCCCTTGCCGGCGATGCGCTGGTCGTCCGCCTCGACGGACTCCTTGGCCATGTAGGCGCTGGCCACCTCCACGATGTAGTCGCCACGGTAGCCATCCTCCGGCCATTCCGGGCTGTCCGGCGTGATGCCCTTGCAGCGCAGTTGCACCGAGCGCGTCAGATTATCGATCTGCTGCCCCGCGTCGTTGTAGTAGAACTCGCGCGTCACGTTCCAGCCCGCCGCATGCAGCACGCGACACAGACAATCGCCCACCGCCGCGCCGCGCCCGTGACCGACGTGCAGCGGCCCGGTCGGATTGGCCGAGACGAATTCGACCTGCACCTTGCGCCCCTGCCCGGCATGCACATGGCCGTAACCTGCACCCGCCTGCAATACGCCCTGTATCACGCGTTGCTTGGCCGTGGCAGCAATAAATACATTGATGAACCCCGCCCCCGCGATCTCCACCTTTTCGATGAAGTCGGTTTTCGGCAATGCTGCGACCAGTGCATTCGCGATATCGCGCGGCGACTTGCGCAATGGCTTGGCCAGTTGCATCGCCAGATTGCAGGCGTAATCGCCATGCGTCGCCAACTTGGGGCGTTCGATGAGTACAGTTGTATCACCCTGCTCCGGCACGACCTCGCGCAACGCCTGCGCGAACAGGTCTGCCAGATGGGATTTGAAATTCAGGACTACTGACATTACGGGCACCTTCAAAAGAGGCGCGGATTATAGCATTCAGGGCGGGCGACTCCCATGACCGTTCCTCCCGGAAGGCGCGGCATGTCCATCCATGTATCTCGGTTCGTTAAACAAAGGGATCAACCGCGGTCCTTCGTTCACTTTGGAAGCGCGCCCCTGCCGGCGACGGGCCGGATCGCTCCGCCCCATCCTGCCGGCAAAGACCGTCGCGCTATACCTTGCCGAAGAAGCCCGCCGCCACCAGAACCAGTAAGGTCAGGCCGATCAGGATCAGCACAATCCCGAGCAGCTTTGAACCCAGCGTCATCGGCAACGACGGCGCATCCACCAGATATTTTTCCAGTTCGCCGGAATCAACCAGCCGCTGGTACTGCGCCGGATGGTCACGTCTGAACTCGTCCATCGATTGCGCACCGGTGAACATGACGATGTCGGGTGGCGGCAATTTGTCCGGACGGAAGTGGTTGTTGAAGAAGTGAACCGTGAACAGGAACACGGCTGCCAGGAAGGCTTCTTCGGCATGTACCACCGTCGCCACGTTGAACACCCAACCCGGCAGATAGGTCGCCGTCACATGCGGCATCGCCAGCATCAGACCGCTGGTGCCGATGATGGTGACGCCCCAGAACACGGCCCAGTAGTCGAACTTCTCGAAATAGGTCCAGCGGTCGAACATCGGCTTCGGCCCTTTGCCGAAGAACCACTTGAACATGCCGTAGCAATCCTTGAAGTCCTTCAAGTTCGGGATCAACGAGTCCGGACCGAACCAGCGGAAGTTCTTGTCGCGCAGCAGCTTCTGCATCACGTAGATGAAATGTGTGAAGAAGATCGCGACGAACAACCCCGCCAGGATGCGATGGATGTGGTTGACCTGATGCGGCCCGCCCAACCACTCTGCCAGTGCCGGCGCCCAGGCCGATTCGGCGAACAGCGCCATCGTGCCGGTCAATACCAGACTCATGGTGACCAGCGCGAACAGCAGGTGTGCGACGCGCCAACCCCACGGGAAGCGCTGGAAGAATTTCCTCTCATCTACCGGCAGATCGCCCGCGCGAACATAGGACACGACCTTGCCTTCTCTCTGTTCTTTCCATTCGCGGTAATACCAGAGTGCGGAATGCAGCCAGAAGAAGATGAACACGCCGACCAGTAGCGCGATCATGAATTTGGTCACGATCCACATCTGCGGATATTTCTCGAAATCGTGACTGTTGGCGTGCGGGCTGAACGTCAGAAAACCTTCCGTTGCATTGTTCATGCCCGGCTTCTTGTCATTGTGGCACTTCTGGCAGGTCTTCAGACGGTTGTCCGGATGCACCTTGGATTTCGGATCACTCACTTTGCGCACGTCATGACTGCCGTGGCAGTCGAAGCACTTGGCGGTATAGGCATATCCGAGCGAACCCACCTGGCCGTGATAGGTCTCCCGATACGTCTTCAGGTTCTCTTCGTGACACCCGCCGCAATTCTTGGTGATGGCCAGTTTGACCGGGGACTGATGGGGGCTGGTGACCGAATGCGCCGAATGGCAATCGATGCAGGCTGCCGCATCGTGGTTGTTCTGATCCAGCAATGCCTTGCCATGTACCGACTTGGCATACTGACTCAGTTGCCAGTCATGGCAGCCTTCACCACAGACCTTGGGGGTGGCATGGTGCCATTCATCGTGCTCCGCCGTTCCGCTTGGCGCGACATTGAAGGTATGGTCATCATGGCAATCGTGGCAAGTGGCGTTGGGTGCATTCGGATCATCGACATTGGGCTTGGCATGAGACGATTGCTTATACGCTCCGATGTTCTCCATCACCCTGCCCAGACCGGGTTTCTCGGCAAGCTTGCCTTCGCGTAGCGCTGTTACCCACAAAGAGATATGGCACTCGGCACAGTCCGCTTTTTTTGCCGATTCGGAAACCCGGTGGCGCGCCTGACTGTCCTTGATCTCGGCATGGCAATCGACGCATGCCATGTTCGCGTGTACGCCCTTTCCGAACTTTTCAGCCGGCACGGCATGCAGCTCACGCGGCTCCCCATCCGCCCCCTTGCCATAGAGCGTATCGCCTTTACCGTCATGGCACACAAGGCAGCCTGCATTATCCAGCCGCTTTGCCGAACCCGGATCCGAAGCCGCAACGGCGAACGTCGCCCCCCAGAGCCAGACTTGAATAAACAATGCCAGCATGGCCCATCTTCTGAACGAGAAAAGAGAGTGTGCGATGACTTTCATGATTTTCTTTCGGACGAGAAGGAGCGACATACAACGGGGGCTTTTCACCCCCGCCAGACCAAGGCTGCGCGGCTAATTATTTCGCGCAGCCCAGCCGGAGATCAGCGCGACAGGATCCACTTGACCAGGTTCTTTACCTTTGCCGGATCATCGGTTTCGATCTGGGCGTGATCCATCATTTCCCCACCCATCGAAACTTGGCTCGGCTGCGTGAGGTGTTTGGTGATGGCGGCTTCTGCCTTGGAATTGCCTTTATAAGCTGCCGCAATCTTTTTGTAGGAACGGGCTACCTTGGTCTTGGTTTCATCGTGGCACGCCAGGCATCCACTCTCATTGAGCAGTTTCTTTGCGCCAGCCTGGTCAACGGCCGCTTGTGCAGCCGGGACAGTTAATGCGAACAATGCAACGAATGTGCACGTGACGAGAGACTTCATTTTCATTTCCAGTTACTCCTGTTCTTGACGATTGTTTAAATTGAGAACCATGCGGGCGCAAAAAGGCGGCTTACTTTGCCTCTTGCGCCGAATAATATTCGGCCAGCCCCTCGATGGTGGCATCGAAATACAGCGAAGAACCGATCGTATGCATCGCCGAATTCCCGCGGTCCCCATCCCGATACGTAGTCATCGCATTGATCAGATAGGTGCGATTCTGGCCGTTGATCTTGGGGGTCAACATCTCCGGATTGGCATCCCCCTTGCTATGGCAAAGGTCGCATTTCTGCACCAGGGACTGGATGGTTTCCGGCGGCGTGAAACTGCTGTGGACGGGCAGTTCGGTCGCAAAGAAGGTGGCGATCTTGCTGATCTCTTCATCCCTCAAACCGGAGAGCGCCTGGTGCATCTGCTTGTGATCGCGCCCGCTGTCGCGATACGACTTGATCACTTTGTTGAGATACTGGGCGTTCTGTCCGGCCAGATTGGGAACGCTGACATCGTCGCTATAGCCCGCCGTACCATGGCATTTGACGCAGGTACTGATGAACTGCATGCCCTCGTGCGAATTGCTCGCCTTGCTGCCGGCCGACTTGGGTTCATTCAACGCGAAGTAGATGGCGATGTTCTCGATGTCAGCCTGACTCAGCCCGGAAAGGGTCGCATGCATAGAGGGCATGGTGCGGACACCATCACGATAGGCCTTGAGCGCCTTGGTGATGTACTGCGGATGCTGCCCTGCCAGGCGTGGAACCCCGTCAACTTCGGTGTTTCCATCCGCACCATGGCAACTGGCGCAGGGCTTGCTCAAAGCCTGGCCGCGATCATAGTAGGAGTAGTTGACGGCCTCGCTTGCCGGCTTGGCCAGCGGCGGCAGGCTGGCGTAGAACCCGGACACATCCCGCAACTGCTGGTGCGTCAATTCCTCGGCGATCTTCATGACATTGCCGCTGCTGTCGACGCGCTTGCCGTGATCGTAGGTTTGAACCGCCTTCAGCAGATAGCTTTCGAGTTGCGCGGCCAGATTGGGAATGTTGTCGGCCGCACCACGGCCGTCCATGCCATGGCAAATGGCGCAATTCTTCTGGGCCACTGCCTTGCCGGCTTCGATATCCAGAGGCAGTTGAGCCATATCTTGCGAATCTTGTTTTTCCGAGCACCCCGCCAGCAAGGCCAGTAGCAGCGAGAAACCTAAAACTTGTTTGTTCATGACGACCTCTGAATTGAAGAATGATGTGGAATATCCGGGTGTTTCGGCTTTTCTGAATTGCGCGATTCTACAACAATCATGCCGAACTATCGCCTGTTCAGGTTAGTCGGGTATTGGCGTCGGGGCCGCTCACAAGGCCAACGCTGCAACACCTACATTTTGCCGATGAGTTCGCCAAAGTCCTCGACGCGTTGCCAGTCGGTGAATTCGACGACAGCATTCAGATCGGTCGGCCCCCGGGTCATCCACATGATGAAGCGGATGGCCGAACGATCGATGAACCGGTAGATCGAATAATCGATCTTGCCCGCGAACACCTCCAGCCGTTTTGGCCGCCACGGTATCTGCCTGAGGAATTTCCGCATGTACGGATTCGTCTCGGGGCGGTTCTTTTCCGGTTTGCGCGCCACCACATTGACCGAAAAGAACGCATTGGGTTTGCTGTCCAGCAGACCGACGTTCCTTTTGATGAAATCGACCACATGCGGACTATGTTTCCCGTAACGGATACTTGCGCCGATCACGATCTTGTCGAAAGCATGCAGGTCGGCATCGGCGCATTCCTGAAGCGGCATGACTGCAACCCCGTGATGTTGCCGCTCGATCACATTCTGCAAGCGCAGGCATATTTTCCGCGTATGCCCATCGGTCGTCGAATAAACGATCAGCACATTTGCCATATTCCCGCATCCAGCCCGATTGATCCAGATCCGCGCAATTGCTACCTGCGCCCAACTTGCCGAGTAACCATGCGTCAGGCGGACTCAGGCAGCCGGATGGTGTACTGCCCCGATTTTTCGTCCTTCACCAGCATGACCAGTTTGTGCTTCTGCGCGTCCTCCATCAGTTCGCGGAACGAGCGATAGCCGTAGTACGATTCGTTGAAACCGGGACGGCGACGCTGCATGGTCGGCTTGACCATCGAATACCAGAGTTTTTCGTCCGAGCCACGTTCGGCGATCAGCCCTTCGAGGGTCTCGATCAGGAAGTCCATTGCTTCCTGTTTCCTGTTCTCCTCACCCCCGGCCGCAGACGGTTTTGCCGTTTCTGCCTTTGCCTTGGCAGGCGTCTTCTTCGCTGCCTGTTTCTTCTTGGCTTCCTGCACGCGCACCAAGTCGTCGTAGAAGATGAACTCGTCACAGTTGGCGCTGAGCAGGTCGGAGGTCGAATCCTTCACGCCGATGCCGATCACATACTTGTTGTTCTCGCGCAATTTGGAAACCAGCGGGGAGAAGTCGGAATCGCCGCTGATGATGACGAAAGTGTCGACGTGGGATTTGGTATAGCAGAGGTCCAGGGCATCGACAACCAGGCGGATGTCGGCGGAATTCTTGCCGCTCTGTCTCACATGCGGGATCTCGATCAGCTCGAACGAAGCTTCATGCATGGGGGCTTTGAATTCTTTATATCGCTCCCAGTCGCAGTAGGCTTTCTTGACCACGATGCTGCCCTTGAGCAGCAGGCGCTCCAGCACTTTCTTGATGTCAAACTGCGCGTACTTGGCGTCGCGCACGCCCAGCGCCACGTTCTCGAAATCGCAGAACAGGGCCATATTGGTGATTTCGGGTTGGGCCGCCATGTGTGTCTCCGGGGTTGGTCTGATTCTGACCGGCGCTGGAATTGCGCGCCTGGACTCTGGCTGACTATATCAGAATTCGCCGCTCCTTTCGGCATGGCGAGCGTGCTACACCCCCTTGCCGGGATTCATCAGCCCGCCCGGGTCAAGCATGTCCCGGATGCCGCGCATCAGCTCGATCTCCAGAGGGCTCTTGTAGCGAGCAATCTCGGCACGCTTGAGCTGGCCGATGCCATGCTCGGCACTGAAACTGCCGCCCAGTCCGGCCACGATCCCATACACGATGCGGTTGACATCGTGTTCGTGCCGGTCGATGAACTCCCTGTTCTGCACACCATCCGGCATCGAAGTGTTGTAATGGATATTGCCGTCGCCCATATGCCCGAAAGCCACGATGCGGATGCCGGGATAAGTGTCTCGCAGCGCAGTGCCGGTCTGCGAAATGAATTCCGCAACACGGCTGACCGGCACCGAGATGTCGTGCTTGATGCTGAGACCCTCTATCTTCTGCGCTTCCGCGATGTTCTTGCGCAGCTTCCACCAGCGTTCGGCGTCCGCCTCGCCATTCGTGATGTCGAACCCGTCTACCCTCTCGCCGAACGATTCGAGTGCGGCGCGTAACTCCTTGTCCAGAGGCGCGGACAGGACATCGGCTAGTTTGACGAGAACGATCCATTCATGAGTTGTACCGAACGGTTCGCGGGTATCGGGAATATGTTTGAACACAAGATCGAGACAGGGGCGCGAAACCAGCTCGAACGCGCTGATCCGGTCGCCGCATGCCGCGCGCAGGTGCGCCAGCAATGCGACAGCAGCAGCCGGATCGCGTACGGCGACGCATGCTGTCGCTGTCGATCGGGGGCGCGGATAGAGTTTCAGCACGGCGGCAGTGATGATGCCCAACGTGCCTTCCGCACCGATGAACAGGTGTTTGAGGTCGTAGCCCGTGTTGTCCTTGCGCAGGCAACGCAACCCGTTCCAGATGCGCCCGTCCGGCAGCACCACCTCCAGTCCCAGCACCAGATCGCGCGCGTTGCCATAGCGCAGCACGCCAAGGCCGCCGGCATTGGTGGAAAGGTTGCCGCCGATTTCGCAATGCGGTGCAATGGCCGTCAGCCCGAGCGGGAACAACCGGTCAACCTTCTCCGCCGCTTCATATAACGAGGCAAGCGTGCAGCCCGCCTCGACGGTCATGGTGTAATTGACCGCATCCATCTCACGGATGCGGTTCATGCGCGACAGGTTGATGACGATCTGTTGAGTGCCGTCCGCCAGCGGCACCGAAGCGCCGCACAGACTGGTGTTGCCGCCTTGCGGGACCATGCTGACGCCGTTTTCCACACACAGATCCACCACCCCGGACACCTGTTGCGTGTCTGCCGGCAACACGACCGCCGATGCCTGTCCCTGATAGCGACCACGCCAATCACGACAATGCGCGGCAGCCGCAGCATCCGTCAAAACGGCATCGCCGCCCACAAGGGCGGCGATGCGTTGAAGGATGTCTCCTGCCGTTGCCACCGCCCTAGTCCGTCAGCGGGTTGACCGGATTGAGCAGCCGCCGGGGCAATATCCACATCTGGTAGAGCGAAGTGAAGATCATGATGCTGGCCGCCAGACTGTAGCCAAAACCACCGATGATGACGAACCATGCGAAATTCGGATTCAGCTTGGTCAGCCACCACGCCAGCACGTCCACGATCAGGAATGCGAACGGCGTGAAGATCAGGATCGCCTTGTTTAGCGGTGAAATACCGGAGGCATAGGTGAATATCCAGCCCATGAAGAAAAAGATGAACGAGATGCCGAATAGGTGAATATGCGTAACACGCGTCAAGGCGGAAGGAGACTGCCCCTCGTCGACCTGAACCATGCGCTTCATCACTGCCTTGTCGCTCAGATCGGCCAATCCGGGGATGTTCGCATGGCAGGGTGAACAGTACTGATCGACATCCATGGAGATTTTCATATCCCACTCTTCATCGGATGCGCCGGCATCTGCCCACTTGATCATGGCCAGACGCACCTCTGGCGGCGCATTGTTCATCATCGAACCGTTCAATTTGGCGACCAGCTTCGAGCCTTCGTCGCGCTTGCCATGATAGCTGTAGACGATGTCATCCACCGACAGGCCTAACTTTCCATCTGCCATGCCGTGGGTATACATGATCTGCGCGCCAGCGAACATCAAGCCAAGCCCCACCACCAGCAGATAACCGGTGAAAAGCGTCTTGATCGGCAAGGCCAGGTCTGCCAGCGTAAACCGTTGAATCTCTTTCATCATGATTTTCTCGTGTAAACAAACTTTCGTATTATAACGCTCTTATCTGTAAGGGTTTCTATAACTCTGTCGGGTAACGTCAGAAATCCAGCGGATCGACATCCAGCGACCAGCGGAGTTTTTGCGCCGGCAGCCCATCCAGTGACAACTTCCACGCACCCAGAAATTCCTGGAGTGCCTTGCGGTTACCGCTCTGCACCAGCAATTGTGCGCGATGGTGGCCGGCGCGCTTGGGCATGGCTGCGGGTACCACGCCATAGACTTCGACTGGCATTGCCAGTGCCATGGCCGCGGTGCGCGAGTGCCCGAGGAATGCGTAAACTCCGGACTCATCCTTTCCTTCGGCGCGCAACATCGCCTGATAGACGAATGGCGGGAAACCAGCCATCCGGCGTTCGGCCAGTTGAGCGGTCATCCAGCCTTCAACATCGTGCGTCTGCAAGGCGCGATACAGCGGATGATCGTGAAAAGCAGTCTGGATCAGCACTTCGCCCGGCTTGTCAGCGCGACCGGCGCGTCCTGCCACCTGCACCAGTTGCGCGAACAGTTTTTCAGGCGCGCGAAAGTCGCTGCTGTATAGCGCGCTGTCCGGATTGAGCACACCGACCAGCGTCAGTGCAGGGAAATCGTGTCCCTTGGCCAGCATCTGTGTGCCCACCAGGATGTCCACCCCATTGGCGTGGATCTGCTCGCGCATGTTCCGCCAGGTGCGCCTGTTACGGGTACTGTCCCTGTCCACGCGCAAAATGCGCGCTTCGGGAAACCGTTCCCGCAATACATTTTCGACGCGCTGCGTTCCGCTGCCGACCGGGTGCAACTCGGCGTTCCCGCAATCCGGGCAAGTCTGCGGCACGCGTATCTGGTAACCGCAGTGGTGGCAGCGCAACCGTCTGTCGTCGAGGTGCAGCACCATCTTACCCGCACAATGCCTGCAGCCGGACAGCCATCCGCAACCGGTGCACATCAGCACCGGAGCATAGCCGCGCCGGTTGATGAACAGCAGGCTCTGTTCTTTGCGCGCGATGCGCTGGCCGACCTCACGCAACAGCTCTTCGCTGATGCCGTGATGCATCACGGCCTGGCTGGTGTTGATGCAACGCACCGACGGCAGGCGCGCGTCAGACTGCGCGCGCCCGGTCAACCTGAGCATCCGGTAGCGACCGGTCTGCGCGTTATGGTAGCTTTCCAGCGATGGCGTGGCTGAACCCAGCACAACCGGCACACCGCGCTGGCTGGCGCGAAAGATCGCCACGTCGCGTGCCGAATAACGCAGGCCGTCCTGTTGCTTGAACGAGGGATCGTGCTCCTCATCAACGACGATCAGCGCAAGGAGGGGCAATTCGGCAAACACCGCCAGGCGCGTGCCGAACACGATCTGTGCTTTCCCCGCCTGTGCCTGCTGCCAGTTGTGCAAGCGCTCACCTTCGCTCAAGCCGCTGTGCAAACTGACCAGGGCGGCACCCGGCAGGCGACTGCGGAAATACTGCTCCAGTTGCGGCGTGAGATTGATCTCGGGTACCAGCAGCAATATCTGGCCGCCCCGTTGCAACACCTGGTGCATCAGGTGCACATACACCTCGGTCTTGCCACTGCCGGTAATGCCGTGCAACAGGAAACAGGCATATCCGCTGGACTGCGTGACGGCATCCACCGCCTGTTGCTGCTCGTTGGTGAGCGTGTGCTCGCTGTCGAAAGTGTGCCTTTGGGCAGGCAATGCCTCCTCGAAACATTCGACATGCCCGCACTCGACCAGCGCCTTGAGCTGCGCGCGCGCCGTTGCCGACAGC carries:
- a CDS encoding class I cytochrome c, translating into MKSLVTCTFVALFALTVPAAQAAVDQAGAKKLLNESGCLACHDETKTKVARSYKKIAAAYKGNSKAEAAITKHLTQPSQVSMGGEMMDHAQIETDDPAKVKNLVKWILSR
- a CDS encoding SPOR domain-containing protein — its product is MGRIAGNKSTAPRKGGSSLLTGILIGMVIGAGMAAGVAWYIMKSPSPFVQRAQVAPPPTADASTSPASGTSGVAASSGVSDTKPRFEFYKVLTDKPDANVVVTVNPVAPKAPAAKEAYYLQAGSFTSADEAENLRARLTLMGMEVNVQTASIPGKGIWHRVRVGPFRGASEMNNARATMKQNGIETTPMHGQ
- a CDS encoding NYN domain-containing protein; its protein translation is MAAQPEITNMALFCDFENVALGVRDAKYAQFDIKKVLERLLLKGSIVVKKAYCDWERYKEFKAPMHEASFELIEIPHVRQSGKNSADIRLVVDALDLCYTKSHVDTFVIISGDSDFSPLVSKLRENNKYVIGIGVKDSTSDLLSANCDEFIFYDDLVRVQEAKKKQAAKKTPAKAKAETAKPSAAGGEENRKQEAMDFLIETLEGLIAERGSDEKLWYSMVKPTMQRRRPGFNESYYGYRSFRELMEDAQKHKLVMLVKDEKSGQYTIRLPESA
- the hemG gene encoding menaquinone-dependent protoporphyrinogen IX dehydrogenase, which produces MANVLIVYSTTDGHTRKICLRLQNVIERQHHGVAVMPLQECADADLHAFDKIVIGASIRYGKHSPHVVDFIKRNVGLLDSKPNAFFSVNVVARKPEKNRPETNPYMRKFLRQIPWRPKRLEVFAGKIDYSIYRFIDRSAIRFIMWMTRGPTDLNAVVEFTDWQRVEDFGELIGKM
- a CDS encoding cytochrome C, whose product is MLALFIQVWLWGATFAVAASDPGSAKRLDNAGCLVCHDGKGDTLYGKGADGEPRELHAVPAEKFGKGVHANMACVDCHAEIKDSQARHRVSESAKKADCAECHISLWVTALREGKLAEKPGLGRVMENIGAYKQSSHAKPNVDDPNAPNATCHDCHDDHTFNVAPSGTAEHDEWHHATPKVCGEGCHDWQLSQYAKSVHGKALLDQNNHDAAACIDCHSAHSVTSPHQSPVKLAITKNCGGCHEENLKTYRETYHGQVGSLGYAYTAKCFDCHGSHDVRKVSDPKSKVHPDNRLKTCQKCHNDKKPGMNNATEGFLTFSPHANSHDFEKYPQMWIVTKFMIALLVGVFIFFWLHSALWYYREWKEQREGKVVSYVRAGDLPVDERKFFQRFPWGWRVAHLLFALVTMSLVLTGTMALFAESAWAPALAEWLGGPHQVNHIHRILAGLFVAIFFTHFIYVMQKLLRDKNFRWFGPDSLIPNLKDFKDCYGMFKWFFGKGPKPMFDRWTYFEKFDYWAVFWGVTIIGTSGLMLAMPHVTATYLPGWVFNVATVVHAEEAFLAAVFLFTVHFFNNHFRPDKLPPPDIVMFTGAQSMDEFRRDHPAQYQRLVDSGELEKYLVDAPSLPMTLGSKLLGIVLILIGLTLLVLVAAGFFGKV
- a CDS encoding elongation factor-1 alpha; protein product: MKEIQRFTLADLALPIKTLFTGYLLVVGLGLMFAGAQIMYTHGMADGKLGLSVDDIVYSYHGKRDEGSKLVAKLNGSMMNNAPPEVRLAMIKWADAGASDEEWDMKISMDVDQYCSPCHANIPGLADLSDKAVMKRMVQVDEGQSPSALTRVTHIHLFGISFIFFFMGWIFTYASGISPLNKAILIFTPFAFLIVDVLAWWLTKLNPNFAWFVIIGGFGYSLAASIMIFTSLYQMWILPRRLLNPVNPLTD
- a CDS encoding cytochrome c4; translation: MNKQVLGFSLLLALLAGCSEKQDSQDMAQLPLDIEAGKAVAQKNCAICHGMDGRGAADNIPNLAAQLESYLLKAVQTYDHGKRVDSSGNVMKIAEELTHQQLRDVSGFYASLPPLAKPASEAVNYSYYDRGQALSKPCASCHGADGNTEVDGVPRLAGQHPQYITKALKAYRDGVRTMPSMHATLSGLSQADIENIAIYFALNEPKSAGSKASNSHEGMQFISTCVKCHGTAGYSDDVSVPNLAGQNAQYLNKVIKSYRDSGRDHKQMHQALSGLRDEEISKIATFFATELPVHSSFTPPETIQSLVQKCDLCHSKGDANPEMLTPKINGQNRTYLINAMTTYRDGDRGNSAMHTIGSSLYFDATIEGLAEYYSAQEAK
- a CDS encoding FAD-binding oxidoreductase, whose amino-acid sequence is MATAGDILQRIAALVGGDAVLTDAAAAAHCRDWRGRYQGQASAVVLPADTQQVSGVVDLCVENGVSMVPQGGNTSLCGASVPLADGTQQIVINLSRMNRIREMDAVNYTMTVEAGCTLASLYEAAEKVDRLFPLGLTAIAPHCEIGGNLSTNAGGLGVLRYGNARDLVLGLEVVLPDGRIWNGLRCLRKDNTGYDLKHLFIGAEGTLGIITAAVLKLYPRPRSTATACVAVRDPAAAVALLAHLRAACGDRISAFELVSRPCLDLVFKHIPDTREPFGTTHEWIVLVKLADVLSAPLDKELRAALESFGERVDGFDITNGEADAERWWKLRKNIAEAQKIEGLSIKHDISVPVSRVAEFISQTGTALRDTYPGIRIVAFGHMGDGNIHYNTSMPDGVQNREFIDRHEHDVNRIVYGIVAGLGGSFSAEHGIGQLKRAEIARYKSPLEIELMRGIRDMLDPGGLMNPGKGV
- a CDS encoding arginine--tRNA ligase, yielding MSVVLNFKSHLADLFAQALREVVPEQGDTTVLIERPKLATHGDYACNLAMQLAKPLRKSPRDIANALVAALPKTDFIEKVEIAGAGFINVFIAATAKQRVIQGVLQAGAGYGHVHAGQGRKVQVEFVSANPTGPLHVGHGRGAAVGDCLCRVLHAAGWNVTREFYYNDAGQQIDNLTRSVQLRCKGITPDSPEWPEDGYRGDYIVEVASAYMAKESVEADDQRIAGKGEADDAEAIRHFAVAYLRREQDLDLRAFQVEFDVFSLESALYTEGKVEATVQKLIASGHTYEQDDALWLRTTDFGDDKDRVMRKSDGGYTYFVPDVAYHLDKWKRGFVRVINEQGSDHHSTITRVRAGLQALNEGIPKGWPDYVLHQMVTVLKNGEEVKISKRAGSYVTLRDLIDEVGCDATRYFLAARSPDSQLVFDIDLAKSQSNDNPVYYIQYAHARISTVLAQWGGDRQSLLGADFLPLDSEYEKTLLQRMIDFPQVIEQAAEDLAPHLIAFYLKELAADFHSYYNASRFLVEDEKLKLARLALILALAQVLKNGLALLGVGAPEKM
- a CDS encoding primosomal protein N', whose product is MTIVRVALDVPLSTLFDYTIEQEVAVGQRVVVPFGKRQMVGVVMEIVESTELAPERIRTVTRVLHDSTPLSAEILGLLHFCSDYYRYPLGQAVLAALPTHLRSDKPVIGKKVSNYRLTAGGTALDLADFPKRKVVQRRILAKLSEHPCNLAQLKALSATARAQLKALVECGHVECFEEALPAQRHTFDSEHTLTNEQQQAVDAVTQSSGYACFLLHGITGSGKTEVYVHLMHQVLQRGGQILLLVPEINLTPQLEQYFRSRLPGAALVSLHSGLSEGERLHNWQQAQAGKAQIVFGTRLAVFAELPLLALIVVDEEHDPSFKQQDGLRYSARDVAIFRASQRGVPVVLGSATPSLESYHNAQTGRYRMLRLTGRAQSDARLPSVRCINTSQAVMHHGISEELLREVGQRIARKEQSLLFINRRGYAPVLMCTGCGWLSGCRHCAGKMVLHLDDRRLRCHHCGYQIRVPQTCPDCGNAELHPVGSGTQRVENVLRERFPEARILRVDRDSTRNRRTWRNMREQIHANGVDILVGTQMLAKGHDFPALTLVGVLNPDSALYSSDFRAPEKLFAQLVQVAGRAGRADKPGEVLIQTAFHDHPLYRALQTHDVEGWMTAQLAERRMAGFPPFVYQAMLRAEGKDESGVYAFLGHSRTAAMALAMPVEVYGVVPAAMPKRAGHHRAQLLVQSGNRKALQEFLGAWKLSLDGLPAQKLRWSLDVDPLDF